ATGCTTTCAGCCGTGAATATAAACAGAGCCGCGGCCATTACCATGCGGTGGAAGATATCCGCAACACGTTGCGTACGGCCATCGAGCAGCCCGGGACCTGCTGGTCCTGTAAAAGCACGGATGTGCCGCGGCTGATGAATAAAATGGGGCCTGCCGATTTCTACAAGGCCCAGTGGCAGGATTTGGGAAAAGAAATTCAAAACAACATCGGCTGCCAGGATTGTCACGATCCCCAGAGCATGAATCTGCGCATCACCCGGACTGCCTTGATCGAAGCCTATCAGCGACAGGGAAAGAACATTCAGAACGCCACGCATCAGGAGATGCGTTCTCAGGTCTGCGCCCAGTGCCACGTGGAATATTATTTCAAAGGGAAAACGGAAAAGTATCTCACTTTTCCCTGGGATCAGGGATCCACAGCTGAAGAGATAGAAAAATATTATGATCAAGTCGAGCATGTGGATTGGATACACCAGCTCAGCCGGGCGCCCATGCTGAAAGCGCAGCACCCGGATTGGGAGCTGTTCCAGCTGGGCATTCATTTTCAGCGGGGGTTGGCCTGTGCGGATTGCCATATGCCGTATCGCAGCGAAGGTGGGGTAAAATTCACCAATCATAAAATTTCCAGTCCCCTGGAGAATGTGGCGGGTTCCTGCGGCGTTTGTCATCGTGAGAGTGAGACCACGCTCATACAGAACGTCTATGAACGCCAGGACAAGGTGCGGCAGCTGATGGGCATGGCTGAGGATCTGCTCACCAAAGCGCACATCGAAACCAAAGCGGCGCTGGATCACGCCGCCTCGCAGGAGCAACTCAAACCGATTCAGCAGCTCATCCGTCAGGCGCAGTGGCGATGGGATTTTGTCGCCGCCAGTCATGGCGGCAGCTTTCACGCGCCCCTGGAATGCAGCCGCATCCTGGGGCATGCAATCGAAAAGGCCTCTGAGGCGCGCCGACTTCTTGCTCCACTGTTGATCCGGTTGGGCGCGCCGTTGCCGGTGCCCATGCCTGATCTCTCCACCAAGGCCAAGGCGCAGCAGTACATCGGTCTGGACATGGTCAAACTCGAGCAGGAGAAAAACCTTTTCAAGAAAAACGTATTGCCCCAGTGGATCGTCGCTGAGCGTCAGCCATGACGTTCGATAGCCGGTAGGGCTGCCTCGATGGATGGCTTAGCGGCAGTTTTCAAATCATCGGTGCTCTCGTTTCACTCTTCCGCCGCAGCGGATGCGAATGCCCATGGCCCTGGCTAGGTTTGCGATCGTTTTTTATGGAACCACAGAATCGCCTGCATCACCCAGGCGTGGGGCAGATGGCGTCCGGACCAAGCGCCCAGCCGATTGAGAACACCGGTGACGACTACGGATTTCCCCTTCAACATGCCTCGATATCCCAACTTCGCCACAGTGGCTGCATCCATCATTTTGAGCAAATTCTTTTGATTCTGCGCGATTCCCGTATATAGGATATTTGCGCGCGCCTGAAATTCCGTCGCCGTGGGTCCCGGGCAAATAGCGGTGACGGTCACGCCGGTGCCTTGGCATTCCTTTGACAA
This is a stretch of genomic DNA from bacterium. It encodes these proteins:
- a CDS encoding short-chain dehydrogenase, with the protein product LSKECQGTGVTVTAICPGPTATEFQARANILYTGIAQNQKNLLKMMDAATVAKLGYRGMLKGKSVVVTGVLNRLGAWSGRHLPHAWVMQAILWFHKKRSQT